A single window of Nicotiana tomentosiformis chromosome 1, ASM39032v3, whole genome shotgun sequence DNA harbors:
- the LOC138907396 gene encoding uncharacterized protein, whose amino-acid sequence MGNLAYLLVVERPLAMDIQALTNRFVRLDVAEPSRVLACVVAQSSLERIKARQFDDPHLSVLKDTVQRGSAKEVVIGDDGVMRLQGRICVPNIDRLRELILEEAHSQGQTHVRSRRFK is encoded by the coding sequence ATGGGCAATTTGGCATATTTACTAGTggtagagaggccattagctatgGATATTCAGGCATTGACCAAtcgatttgtgagattggatgttgcAGAAcctagccgggttcttgcttgtgttgtggcacagTCCTCGTTAGAacgtatcaaggctcgccagtttgatgatcctcacttgtcgGTGttgaaggacacggtgcagcgggGTAGTGCTAAGGAGGTggtgattggtgatgatggtgttatgcggcttcaaggacggatttgtgttccaaatattgataggttgagagagttgatccttgaggaggcccacagtcaGGGGCAGACCCACGTAAGATCAAGAAGGTTCAAATGA